A region from the Danaus plexippus chromosome 26, MEX_DaPlex, whole genome shotgun sequence genome encodes:
- the LOC116774255 gene encoding AT-rich interactive domain-containing protein 2 isoform X8: protein MPNEQDFAVNVCTVLAADHSNRLPLSTTPHILDFLLAHAGVYNHSSLRDTIGRSYFESRGRYPHEFWSERAGGGGARELADETKFTGDQPELVVQALAAHNTLTDCLMLAGGEEENMEKIVEDDTEDWVTEPSEEDQLFAPTLPGGATCVYTQRVLQIASIVRSLSFHEENVQYLARNTTLIRFLLLCANCWVGTLRQSGLDTLGNVAAELIIKDPATCLISRHVLSTIQSALVSQDRARVLAALELLNKLAQNEVNEEALLKALESKVYSDVCALLTLRDIMVLVCTLECVYALTGLGDRACEAVARVPGLLHTLVSLVTVEAQSYGPRACILMRVVETVSGPPAVDHVQPHTVQNNIPSQQVQAPKPQVEPPVASPAAATHTQPTTLQQSHMQQRTVQENEHFAQAWLRATYEALPASDNSACDAADVYRQYLACCTKLARKGVIAPAHFPRLVRTVFGGTVGPNTVSTSTGETQHVYIGIRAKNIANRSNPPVGPSSPILKAQLTNKPSATVETKPVVTQLQTPAQTADNSNTSLIKHLLAHKVSAAHTHVAQRQQSQQRLPTSGTVVVQTSTATSLQNMEVDPEALIKCTTIIPGTVTSTSVQEKIVVSASDEVMVQKDEPVQIQIDDQAQLTIKTAQNKMLADLLEKKSNPPVQVVQMGQQINAPTIQITETGQIVQVKSENMIQLSDSVQPSAPFFQIKNEQGQLIQIKNDQGQIIQLKSDQLQGMIQIKNDQGQIVQIKNDNLAQLLQSGVIQKNEKDIAESVVTDHSYTEPPNKKIKVEDKAENPPESVSKTAANLYAALAASLQDEDDLLPPKQEPVDVIQPSVLVGTPENQSVLIQEPILQVQQPTLQVQQPTLQVQQPSLQVQQPTIQMQQPALQVQVQQPLQVQQPMLQVQPMDVQNIMSQAGQIILQEKQVATQQTQFVQQPMQLIAAPSTSQGGLSYIAQNIPGNMMQKTIIIVQGTGGGPLTLTVNNPSGLDEATLNSLIAQATEAITQQQIIQNPPQLTPSQQPIITSQPQPHKAQIVNPQQIVVTQKQPPGIISTSSGNQIVSTIVGSNQQIIQGNQQLLQGNQQIIAVSNNQQIIVNTPMKPTHRVVQASRNQVTTVVTSNQAVVTTDTKTVQSSAKPQSVMRQVITRQPVMVGNTKIGDKEMVVTQPVTEKIQQPKKIETPPPQTPLQTQPPTTPGSEDTPWICHWRGCGKTFSSSSEVFTHVARTHCPSTAGGEAPCMWLDCDRVPRKTFALLNHLTDKHCTPNALKAIFNSRRHTASEAESGKPMSVGYPPNAALAALNKHAADMFNPRELMHRADVTRTPDASDENEGPVTKSIRLTAALILRNIVIYSNTGRRLLRSYEAHLASIALSNVEASRTISQVLYDMNNI, encoded by the exons ATGCCGAATGAACAGGATTTTGCTGTTAACGTTTGCACAGTATTAGCCGCTGATCATTCTAACCGGCTTCCGTTGAGCACAACACCTCATATACTGGATTTCTTGCTAGCTCATGCTGGAGTTTATAATCACT cgAGCCTCCGAGATACAATCGGCCGTTCATACTTCGAATCTCGCGGTCGGTATCCCCACGAGTTCTGGTCGGAGCGAGCTGGTGGTGGCGGGGCGAGGGAACTGGCCGACGAGACGAAGTTCACCGGGGATCAACCTGAACTGGTCGTGCAGGCATTGGCTGCACATAACACACTCACGGATTGTCTGATGCTGGCTGGTGGTGAAGAAGAGAATATGGAGAAGATTGTTGAGGAT GACACCGAGGATTGGGTGACGGAACCTTCAGAGGAAGATCAGCTGTTTGCTCCGACGTTACCAGGAGGCGCCACATGTGTTTACACACAACGTGTACTACAGATAGCTAGCATCGTACGAAGCCTGTCCTTTCACGAGGAGAATGTACAGTACTTAGCCAGGAATACCACTCTTATAAG ATTCTTACTGCTATGCGCTAACTGTTGGGTGGGAACTCTTCGTCAGAGCGGTCTAGACACGCTCGGTAACGTTGCTGCCGAGCTCATTATTAAA GACCCCGCGACATGTTTGATATCTCGTCATGTTCTATCAACCATACAATCTGCGCTCGTATCTCAAGATCGTGCTAGAGTGTTGGCAGCACTGGAGCTCTTGAATAAATTGGCACAGAACGAAGTCAACGAGGAAGCATTACTCAAAGCATTGGAATCaaaa GTGTATAGCGACGTGTGTGCTCTGCTCACCCTCCGTGATATAATGGTGTTGGTCTGCACCCTGGAGTGTGTATACGCCCTTACCGGCCTCGGAGACCGCGCGTGTGAGGCGGTCGCACGTGTACCGGGACTGCTACACACACTCGTCTCACTGGTTACTGTTgag GCTCAGAGCTACGGTCCCCGCGCGTGTATCCTCATGCGTGTGGTGGAGACGGTTAGCGGTCCGCCCGCGGTGGACCACGTGCAACCACACACAGTACAGAACAATATC CCCTCCCAACAGGTTCAAGCCCCAAAGCCTCAAGTGGAACCCCCCGTGGCGTCCCCCGCAGCCGCCACCCACACACAGCCTACTACACTACAACAATCCCACATGCAACAACGTACTGTACaa gaAAACGAGCACTTCGCCCAAGCGTGGCTCCGCGCTACTTACGAAGCTCTGCCCGCGTCGGACAACAGCGCGTGCGATGCTGCGGACGTGTACAGGCAGTACCTCGCGTGCTGCACCAAACTGGCTCGCAAGGGAGTCATCGCACCAGCGCACTTCCCGCGACTTGTCAG gacGGTGTTCGGCGGCACGGTTGGGCCAAACACAGTGAGCACTTCTACGGGTGAAACACAACATGTGTACATCGGCATACGAGCGAAGAACATAGCAAATAGAAGTAATCCGCCTGttg GTCCGTCGTCACCTATATTAAAAGCTCAACTCACTAACAAGCCGAGCGCGACCGTTGAAACAAAGCCGGTCGTGACGCAACTGCAG ACGCCAGCGCAGACCGCGGACAACAGCAACACGTCGCTTATCAAACACCTGTTAGCGCACAAAGTAAGCGCTGCTCACACACAC GTCGCCCAGAGACAGCAAAGCCAACAACGTCTACCGACCTCTGGAACAGTGGTTGTACAAACATCTACAGCG ACATCGCTCCAGAATATGGAGGTGGATCCAGAAGCGCTCATCAAATGTACGACGATAATACCCGGAACCGTCACCAGCACATCTGTTCAGGAGAAG attGTAGTGAGCGCTTCCGACGAAGTTATGg TACAAAAAGACGAACCAGTTCAAATACAGATAGACGATCAGGCTCAATTGACTATA AAAACAGCACAGAACAAGATGCTGGCTGATCTCCTTGAGAAAAAATCAAACCCACCAGTACAGGTTGTACAGATGGGACAACAAATAAATGCACCAACTATACAAATAACGGAAACAGGACAAATAGTTCAAGTTAAATCGGAAAATATGATACAGTTATCGGATTCCGTACAACCGAGCGCGCcgttttttcaaattaagaaCGAGCAAGGACAACTGATACAGATCAAAAACGACCAAGGACAGATTATACAACTCAAAAGCGACCAATTACAGGGCATGATTCAAATTAAGAACGACCAAGGTCAGATcgtacagattaaaaatgacAATCTAGCACAGTTATTACAGTCTGGTGTTATACAGAAGAATGAGAAGGACATAGCGGAAAGTGTTGTGACGGATCACTCGTATACGGAACCACCGAACAAGAAAATCAAAGTCGAAGACAAGGCAGAG AATCCCCCGGAAAGCGTTTCAAAGACTGCTGCCAATCTGTACGCGGCCTTAGCTGCCAGCCTCCAGGATGAAGACGATCTG CTTCCACCGAAACAAGAACCCGTGGATGTTATTCAGCCATCAGTATTAGTCGGTACTCCGGAGAACCAATCAGTTTTGATACAAGAACCTATATTACAG GTGCAGCAACCAACATTACAAGTGCAACAACCAACATTACAAGTGCAGCAACCGTCGTTACAAGTGCAGCAACCCACGATACAGATGCAGCAACCGGCGTTACAGGTACAG GTACAGCAGCCCTTACAAGTTCAACAGCCGATGCTGCAAGTTCAACCAATGGATGTACAGAATATCATGTCCCAGGCTGGACAGATTATATTGCAGG aaAAACAGGTCGCTACTCAGCAGACGCAGTTTGTACAACAGCCCATGCAACTTATAGCAGCACCAAGCACATCAcaag GTGGTTTGAGTTACATAGCGCAAAACATACCCGGTAATATGATGCAGAAAACCATCATAATAGTTCAGGGTACTGGAGGTGGTCCTCTCACACTAACG gtTAACAATCCCTCTGGTTTGGACGAGGCCACGCTAAACTCGCTCATAGCGCAGGCGACTGAGGCGATAACACAGCAGCAAATTATTCAG AATCCACCTCAACTGACGCCAAGCCAGCAACCTATAATAACATCTCAACCACAACCTCACAAAGCACAAATCGTTAACCCTCAACAAATCGTCGTCACCCAAAAACAACCACCTGGTATAATAAGTACGTCATCTGGCAACCAGATCGTTAGCACTATAGTTGGTAGCAACCAGCAAATAATCCAAGGAAATCAGCAGTTACTTCAGGGTAACCAACAAATAATAGCGGTTTCCAACAACCAGCAAATAATAGTTAACACTCCAATGAAACCAACTCATAGAGTTGTCCAAGCATCAAGGAACCAGGTTACAACAGTTGTGACCAGTAACCAGGCTGTCGTCACAACTGATACAAAAACTGTTCAGAGTTCAGCG AAACCTCAATCGGTGATGCGACAGGTTATAACTCGACAACCAGTCATGGTCGGCAATACCAAGATCGGTGACAAAGAAATGGTGGTCACGCAACCTGTAACTGAG AAGATTCAACAACCAAAGAAGATAGAAACTCCACCGCCACAGACGCCACTTCAGACACAGCCGCCTACGACGCCAGGGTCTGAGGACACGCCCTGGATCTGTCACTGGAGGGGATGCGGGAA AACGTTCTCCAGTTCGTCCGAGGTGTTCACTCACGTGGCTCGGACCCACTGTCCCAGTACAGCCGGCGGTGAAGCCCCCTGTATGTGGCTAGACTGTGATCGAGTCCCACGGAAGACATTTGCCTTACTAAACCATCTCACTGACAAACATTGTACTCCAAAT GCTCTCAAAGCAATATTCAATTCCCGTCGTCACACCGCGAGCGAGGCCGAGTCTGGTAAGCCTATGTCAGTGGGATATCCGCCGAACGCAGCGTTGGCGGCCTTGAACAAACACGCGGCCGATATGTTCAATCCCAGGGAGCTTATG CACCGGGCCGATGTGACCCGCACGCCGGACGCTTCG GATGAAAACGAAGGCCCAGTTACGAAAAGCATTCGACTAACAGCGGCACTTATTCTCAGAAACATAGTTATTTACTCAAACACTGGTAGAAG attACTACGTTCATACGAAGCGCATTTGGCGTCAATAGCCCTCAGCAATGTGGAGGCATCGCGAACTATCTCCCAAGTTCTGTACGATATGAACAATATATGA
- the LOC116774255 gene encoding AT-rich interactive domain-containing protein 2 isoform X7: protein MPNEQDFAVNVCTVLAADHSNRLPLSTTPHILDFLLAHAGVYNHSSLRDTIGRSYFESRGRYPHEFWSERAGGGGARELADETKFTGDQPELVVQALAAHNTLTDCLMLAGGEEENMEKIVEDDTEDWVTEPSEEDQLFAPTLPGGATCVYTQRVLQIASIVRSLSFHEENVQYLARNTTLIRFLLLCANCWVGTLRQSGLDTLGNVAAELIIKDPATCLISRHVLSTIQSALVSQDRARVLAALELLNKLAQNEVNEEALLKALESKVYSDVCALLTLRDIMVLVCTLECVYALTGLGDRACEAVARVPGLLHTLVSLVTVEAQSYGPRACILMRVVETVSGPPAVDHVQPHTVQNNIPSQQVQAPKPQVEPPVASPAAATHTQPTTLQQSHMQQRTVQENEHFAQAWLRATYEALPASDNSACDAADVYRQYLACCTKLARKGVIAPAHFPRLVRTVFGGTVGPNTVSTSTGETQHVYIGIRAKNIANRSNPPVGPSSPILKAQLTNKPSATVETKPVVTQLQTPAQTADNSNTSLIKHLLAHKVSAAHTHVAQRQQSQQRLPTSGTVVVQTSTATSLQNMEVDPEALIKCTTIIPGTVTSTSVQEKIVVSASDEVMVQKDEPVQIQIDDQAQLTIKTAQNKMLADLLEKKSNPPVQVVQMGQQINAPTIQITETGQIVQVKSENMIQLSDSVQPSAPFFQIKNEQGQLIQIKNDQGQIIQLKSDQLQGMIQIKNDQGQIVQIKNDNLAQLLQSGVIQKNEKDIAESVVTDHSYTEPPNKKIKVEDKAENPPESVSKTAANLYAALAASLQDEDDLLPPKQEPVDVIQPSVLVGTPENQSVLIQEPILQVQQPTLQVQQPTLQVQQPSLQVQQPTIQMQQPALQVQVQQPLQVQQPMLQVQPMDVQNIMSQAGQIILQEKQVATQQTQFVQQPMQLIAAPSTSQGGLSYIAQNIPGNMMQKTIIIVQGTGGGPLTLTVNNPSGLDEATLNSLIAQATEAITQQQIIQNSGVIQSQRVIVSQSALVSSSQPIMLKTSITQNPPQLTPSQQPIITSQPQPHKAQIVNPQQIVVTQKQPPGIISTSSGNQIVSTIVGSNQQIIQGNQQLLQGNQQIIAVSNNQQIIVNTPMKPTHRVVQASRNQVTTVVTSNQAVVTTDTKTVQSSAKPQSVMRQVITRQPVMVGNTKIGDKEMVVTQPVTEKIQQPKKIETPPPQTPLQTQPPTTPGSEDTPWICHWRGCGKTFSSSSEVFTHVARTHCPSTAGGEAPCMWLDCDRVPRKTFALLNHLTDKHCTPNALKAIFNSRRHTASEAESGKPMSVGYPPNAALAALNKHAADMFNPRELMDENEGPVTKSIRLTAALILRNIVIYSNTGRRLLRSYEAHLASIALSNVEASRTISQVLYDMNNI, encoded by the exons ATGCCGAATGAACAGGATTTTGCTGTTAACGTTTGCACAGTATTAGCCGCTGATCATTCTAACCGGCTTCCGTTGAGCACAACACCTCATATACTGGATTTCTTGCTAGCTCATGCTGGAGTTTATAATCACT cgAGCCTCCGAGATACAATCGGCCGTTCATACTTCGAATCTCGCGGTCGGTATCCCCACGAGTTCTGGTCGGAGCGAGCTGGTGGTGGCGGGGCGAGGGAACTGGCCGACGAGACGAAGTTCACCGGGGATCAACCTGAACTGGTCGTGCAGGCATTGGCTGCACATAACACACTCACGGATTGTCTGATGCTGGCTGGTGGTGAAGAAGAGAATATGGAGAAGATTGTTGAGGAT GACACCGAGGATTGGGTGACGGAACCTTCAGAGGAAGATCAGCTGTTTGCTCCGACGTTACCAGGAGGCGCCACATGTGTTTACACACAACGTGTACTACAGATAGCTAGCATCGTACGAAGCCTGTCCTTTCACGAGGAGAATGTACAGTACTTAGCCAGGAATACCACTCTTATAAG ATTCTTACTGCTATGCGCTAACTGTTGGGTGGGAACTCTTCGTCAGAGCGGTCTAGACACGCTCGGTAACGTTGCTGCCGAGCTCATTATTAAA GACCCCGCGACATGTTTGATATCTCGTCATGTTCTATCAACCATACAATCTGCGCTCGTATCTCAAGATCGTGCTAGAGTGTTGGCAGCACTGGAGCTCTTGAATAAATTGGCACAGAACGAAGTCAACGAGGAAGCATTACTCAAAGCATTGGAATCaaaa GTGTATAGCGACGTGTGTGCTCTGCTCACCCTCCGTGATATAATGGTGTTGGTCTGCACCCTGGAGTGTGTATACGCCCTTACCGGCCTCGGAGACCGCGCGTGTGAGGCGGTCGCACGTGTACCGGGACTGCTACACACACTCGTCTCACTGGTTACTGTTgag GCTCAGAGCTACGGTCCCCGCGCGTGTATCCTCATGCGTGTGGTGGAGACGGTTAGCGGTCCGCCCGCGGTGGACCACGTGCAACCACACACAGTACAGAACAATATC CCCTCCCAACAGGTTCAAGCCCCAAAGCCTCAAGTGGAACCCCCCGTGGCGTCCCCCGCAGCCGCCACCCACACACAGCCTACTACACTACAACAATCCCACATGCAACAACGTACTGTACaa gaAAACGAGCACTTCGCCCAAGCGTGGCTCCGCGCTACTTACGAAGCTCTGCCCGCGTCGGACAACAGCGCGTGCGATGCTGCGGACGTGTACAGGCAGTACCTCGCGTGCTGCACCAAACTGGCTCGCAAGGGAGTCATCGCACCAGCGCACTTCCCGCGACTTGTCAG gacGGTGTTCGGCGGCACGGTTGGGCCAAACACAGTGAGCACTTCTACGGGTGAAACACAACATGTGTACATCGGCATACGAGCGAAGAACATAGCAAATAGAAGTAATCCGCCTGttg GTCCGTCGTCACCTATATTAAAAGCTCAACTCACTAACAAGCCGAGCGCGACCGTTGAAACAAAGCCGGTCGTGACGCAACTGCAG ACGCCAGCGCAGACCGCGGACAACAGCAACACGTCGCTTATCAAACACCTGTTAGCGCACAAAGTAAGCGCTGCTCACACACAC GTCGCCCAGAGACAGCAAAGCCAACAACGTCTACCGACCTCTGGAACAGTGGTTGTACAAACATCTACAGCG ACATCGCTCCAGAATATGGAGGTGGATCCAGAAGCGCTCATCAAATGTACGACGATAATACCCGGAACCGTCACCAGCACATCTGTTCAGGAGAAG attGTAGTGAGCGCTTCCGACGAAGTTATGg TACAAAAAGACGAACCAGTTCAAATACAGATAGACGATCAGGCTCAATTGACTATA AAAACAGCACAGAACAAGATGCTGGCTGATCTCCTTGAGAAAAAATCAAACCCACCAGTACAGGTTGTACAGATGGGACAACAAATAAATGCACCAACTATACAAATAACGGAAACAGGACAAATAGTTCAAGTTAAATCGGAAAATATGATACAGTTATCGGATTCCGTACAACCGAGCGCGCcgttttttcaaattaagaaCGAGCAAGGACAACTGATACAGATCAAAAACGACCAAGGACAGATTATACAACTCAAAAGCGACCAATTACAGGGCATGATTCAAATTAAGAACGACCAAGGTCAGATcgtacagattaaaaatgacAATCTAGCACAGTTATTACAGTCTGGTGTTATACAGAAGAATGAGAAGGACATAGCGGAAAGTGTTGTGACGGATCACTCGTATACGGAACCACCGAACAAGAAAATCAAAGTCGAAGACAAGGCAGAG AATCCCCCGGAAAGCGTTTCAAAGACTGCTGCCAATCTGTACGCGGCCTTAGCTGCCAGCCTCCAGGATGAAGACGATCTG CTTCCACCGAAACAAGAACCCGTGGATGTTATTCAGCCATCAGTATTAGTCGGTACTCCGGAGAACCAATCAGTTTTGATACAAGAACCTATATTACAG GTGCAGCAACCAACATTACAAGTGCAACAACCAACATTACAAGTGCAGCAACCGTCGTTACAAGTGCAGCAACCCACGATACAGATGCAGCAACCGGCGTTACAGGTACAG GTACAGCAGCCCTTACAAGTTCAACAGCCGATGCTGCAAGTTCAACCAATGGATGTACAGAATATCATGTCCCAGGCTGGACAGATTATATTGCAGG aaAAACAGGTCGCTACTCAGCAGACGCAGTTTGTACAACAGCCCATGCAACTTATAGCAGCACCAAGCACATCAcaag GTGGTTTGAGTTACATAGCGCAAAACATACCCGGTAATATGATGCAGAAAACCATCATAATAGTTCAGGGTACTGGAGGTGGTCCTCTCACACTAACG gtTAACAATCCCTCTGGTTTGGACGAGGCCACGCTAAACTCGCTCATAGCGCAGGCGACTGAGGCGATAACACAGCAGCAAATTATTCAG AACTCAGGAGTGATACAATCACAAAGGGTGATAGTCAGTCAGTCAGCGCTAGTCAGCTCGTCACAACCCATAATGCTGAAAACTTCCATCACACAG AATCCACCTCAACTGACGCCAAGCCAGCAACCTATAATAACATCTCAACCACAACCTCACAAAGCACAAATCGTTAACCCTCAACAAATCGTCGTCACCCAAAAACAACCACCTGGTATAATAAGTACGTCATCTGGCAACCAGATCGTTAGCACTATAGTTGGTAGCAACCAGCAAATAATCCAAGGAAATCAGCAGTTACTTCAGGGTAACCAACAAATAATAGCGGTTTCCAACAACCAGCAAATAATAGTTAACACTCCAATGAAACCAACTCATAGAGTTGTCCAAGCATCAAGGAACCAGGTTACAACAGTTGTGACCAGTAACCAGGCTGTCGTCACAACTGATACAAAAACTGTTCAGAGTTCAGCG AAACCTCAATCGGTGATGCGACAGGTTATAACTCGACAACCAGTCATGGTCGGCAATACCAAGATCGGTGACAAAGAAATGGTGGTCACGCAACCTGTAACTGAG AAGATTCAACAACCAAAGAAGATAGAAACTCCACCGCCACAGACGCCACTTCAGACACAGCCGCCTACGACGCCAGGGTCTGAGGACACGCCCTGGATCTGTCACTGGAGGGGATGCGGGAA AACGTTCTCCAGTTCGTCCGAGGTGTTCACTCACGTGGCTCGGACCCACTGTCCCAGTACAGCCGGCGGTGAAGCCCCCTGTATGTGGCTAGACTGTGATCGAGTCCCACGGAAGACATTTGCCTTACTAAACCATCTCACTGACAAACATTGTACTCCAAAT GCTCTCAAAGCAATATTCAATTCCCGTCGTCACACCGCGAGCGAGGCCGAGTCTGGTAAGCCTATGTCAGTGGGATATCCGCCGAACGCAGCGTTGGCGGCCTTGAACAAACACGCGGCCGATATGTTCAATCCCAGGGAGCTTATG GATGAAAACGAAGGCCCAGTTACGAAAAGCATTCGACTAACAGCGGCACTTATTCTCAGAAACATAGTTATTTACTCAAACACTGGTAGAAG attACTACGTTCATACGAAGCGCATTTGGCGTCAATAGCCCTCAGCAATGTGGAGGCATCGCGAACTATCTCCCAAGTTCTGTACGATATGAACAATATATGA